The Anopheles gambiae chromosome 2, idAnoGambNW_F1_1, whole genome shotgun sequence genomic sequence TTCTTGTTTGAGTCGTCTTTTTACAAAGTTAATATTCATTAAAATGGAtgaataataattttttttggaACATTTCATGCAGACAATGAATAAATCGTTCACATAGATCTTTGATTGGCGAAGCTGCGTTACCCCAAACTCCATACGTGTACACGCTGCTTTTGAACGTTCTCAGCGGGCGCTttgcgtaaaaaaaacaaacgtcaaaatgttgttgtggcccaGTTTGTAAGGttattaaacgaaacaaaacggaGGAGTGGAGTTTGTAGAGTATTGTGCGTTTATTTTGTGTAAAAATAGCAACTACCCATTCCCAACCATGTCGGACGCTGAGATGAAGGACCCCAAAGACGAGATAATTGAAATCGTACGTATATGCTCGCGTTTTTCGCGTCTCATTGCACTGACCCGGTGTATTGTGTTTGCCTGTTCCTGCAGGACGCGCTGGATGAAAGTGCCGACACGGAAGATGATTCGTCCGAAGGTACCAACACGGAGGACGAAGATACGGAGGATGACGATAACGATGAGTCGATTGAATCGAAACACATAAAGGAGTACATCGAGATTCTTACCAAAATCGCTGGCGACAAGTACAACTACGACAACTACGCTGAGCTGCTGGAAGTTGCGCAGTACGTATTAAATTGTGTATATATCGGTGGCAGTAGCGGCTACTGCAAGGGGTggaatgtattttttcttttttaaattttagccAAATGAATGACCTGGATAAGATTCGCCAAAGTGCTGAAATATTTGCTGCAATGTACCCATTGTCGCCCGAGATTTGGCTGCGGTGGTTGAAAATTGAATCTTCCCTCGCGACGACCGACGAAGAGGTGGAGAAGgtggaaaaacttttccaacgCGCGCTGAGCGATTACTACTCGGCCGAGGTAGCGCTGGAGTTTGCCGCGCTGGCAATGAAAACGGACAGCAAAACGATTGCGGAGCGAATTTGGAAAACACTAATCCCGACCTACGGTTTGCACACGATGAAGGGACGTTCCATCTTTGAAGCGTACCGAGAGGATACATTGACAAAAGATGGAGAGTAAGTTGCGCGAAGcagggggatttttttttgcaaatcaacgttattttttaaacactttgtATTTTAGCTCTCCCGCCAGCTTCAATCGATTGGCACGAATCTATGAGCAGGAGTTGAAGATACCGCTCCGCAACATGGAGGACTCGTACATCGAGTATAAGCTACTGTGCGAGAAGTACAAAGATGTGCTGACCGATCTGGACGCGGAAAAATTTGAACGACGGTACAAACAGGCCAAGGAAGCGCTGCAGCGCATGCTTCCCCACGAAACAGCGCTCGCCGCGCTGGAAGCGCACTGCCACCAGGAGAGGGCGGATCTGTACCGAAAGTATATCGCCGATTGCCAAACGCTgctcgacgacgacgaggtgcAAATACTGTACGAGCGTATGGTCACCGAATGTTGCCTGGATGGGGCAGTCTGGCACGAGTATGTGCGCTATCTGCACCGTTGCCCGCCGGACGCGGAGGATAATACGGCCTCGCCGGTGTTTCGCCAAACCGAACTCGACCTGGTCAACAGAGCGCTGCGCAACTGTACGTGGAGCGCCGAGCTGTACGTGGAGAAGATGCGCATCGTTGAGCGGCAGGCGACGCCAACCTCCAAGATGACCATCCTGAAGATCATGGAGGATGTAGCGTCCGCTGGGCTGCAGACACCGGAAGCGTCGGTGAAGGTGTGGCTCGAGTACTTGACGTACTTACGGCGCGTGACTGACTTTGCCAGCGAAAAGGAGCGCGACATATTGCGCGCCAACTTTGACCTTGCCTGGAACCAGCTGGGCCGGACGTGGGGCGTGTTGGCCGATCCACAGTGCAAGATTTTGCAATACTGGGGCCGGCTTGAGTACGAAGCGCTGGGCGAACCGAACAAAGGGCGCGACCTCTGGTACAGTGTGATGGGTAAGTAATGACGATTCGAAAGCTTTTCCGGTTCAACTGTGTGCTGGCTGGTGTAATTCGGCTTATGAAACACAACATGAGAATTATTGTATCCTTTCGCTTACAGCCAGCTCCGATAATTCGTCCCGTGTCGGGCTGTGGATTGAGTTTATcgaaatggaagcaaaacgaGGCCCCGAAGCAGCGCGTAAACTGTACCGCAAATCCATTACCACCGCTGGGCTGGATGATCCCGAAACGCTGGCTGCCGCTTGGTTGCGATTCGAGCGGTGCAACGGTTCGCTGGAGCAGCTGATAAGCTGTCAGGAGCTGTGCAATGCTACGATCGAGAAGTACTACAAGACCATTTCCAAAAATGGTCCGTCAAATCGTGCAACGAAGGGCAAGCGTCCAGAAGCGATGGGAACAACCGCACACAAGGATTCGGACGCATCGGCCGCGAAAAGACAGGCCTCTTCCATGGACGGAGCCGGCGGTTCACCACcggggaagaaaaaagtgaaacgaaCCAACGATAATCTGTCCGATACGGTGGGAGAACGGCAGGAAGAGTTTAAAACACCGGCCATTCCACCCCTCCATAGCAGCTCCAAAAATCATGACCACAGCAAACCGGAGCCATCCAAACCGCAAACCGTAATCGACATCGATAGCGAAAGCGACGCGAAAGCTGGCGGCGACCAAAGCCGACAGGTGTTCGTCAGCAATCTTAGCTTTGAGGTAACGGAAACAGATATCCGCGAGATTTTCCCCGACCTAGCGATCGAATCGATAGAACTGGTCGCCTCGAGTTCGGGCAAAAGCCGTGGCTTCGGCTATATGCAGCTGGCCAGTGCAGAAGAAGTCCCGAAAGCGCTCAGCTTCGACCGACGTCCACTGAACGGTCGGCCGGTATTCATTTCGAACGTAGCACGCGACAAGACAACTCGTCCACATCAGTTCAAGTACTCGTCGTCGTTCGAACCGAACAAACTGTTCATCAAAGGGCTACCGTTCAATTTGGGGCAAGAGGAACTGCGGCGGTTGTTTGAGCCGTTCGGGTCGATCAAGGACATACGCATCGTGTGCTTCCGGAGTGGCAAATCGAAGGGCCTAGCGTACCTGGAGTACGAAACGGAAACGTCCGCCAAAAATGCTGTCCTGAAGATGGATCAGCACGTGATTGATGGTTTCACGATCACTGTCGCCATCTCGTCACCGCCGCCCAAGAAGAATCCAACCGCAGCGGAACCAACCCTATCGGTGGGGGATAGTGGCGGCTCCAGCTCTAGTTTGGGCTCCGGGAAGAAGCTGCTGGGCAAATGGTAAGATTGAATAGTTCAATTGTGTAAAGGGTAGTGACGTTTGCACGATTTAAACGAGTTTTTTGCTTCGCTCTCTTTCCAGGGACGTAAAACAGAAACTATCGCCAATGATTCCAACCGCCGTCTTGAAGAGAAGCGCAGCGGCAGCCTCGGAGGAGAAGCCGAAATCGAATGACGATTTTCGTAAATTATTGCTTAAGTAACTAGCTCATGTGTAGGATAGTGCTGGCTAACACAATTCGTGTTTCCATAAATATTCTCTATAATTTGGCTGTATTGCCATCTTCGATGGAAAGTAACGCTTGTTTGCTTTCATATTCATTAGTAAGAAAATTCGTACATGTTTTCCTTATCTGTTTCAAGTACTTATACTCTCTTCCCAAGCACATTTTCTCATATTTAACGATCGATTCTTTCAAACAACAACTCTCATAGATACGAATCCACATGGACCAGTTACTTTTCCCGCTATTTTTgtattgaaacattttaattgcttttccTTTAATGTAACACGTGCGCCGTCACGCCGCACACCAGACGTACCAAGTGTTTGGAAATAAATCTGCTTGTGAACAACAGCCCCTTGCCCATCCACGGGTCATGGATCAGAAGACTGCTGTGCCGTGTCACGGGGAACTTACTTAAGCTTAATTCCTCTCTTAACGTACGGTTTGATGCTACTCTCGCCCGAGTACCGTTTGCTCTCGGTGCGAACGGTTCGCACGGCGCCCTTTCGTCGAATGATTGCCTTGCGGTACTTCAGCTTATTCTTCACGCGAATGTTACGCTGATCCTTACGCTTGCGTACCGATAGACCCTTGTTCTTGGCCATCTGGTAGGTGATTTTGCGCTTCCCATCAACGTCAAACTCTTCCTCGTCCTCCATTTGTTCCTCTGCCTCCTCgacgtcctcctcctcctcctcaacGTCGTCCAACTTCCTACGCTTCGCAGAATATTGTTCAGCATCGCTTCCTTCCTCCTCTCCGGCATCTACCAAGTCGTCTTCCGTTCCTGAATCCATTCGCTCCAACTCGTC encodes the following:
- the LOC4577309 gene encoding squamous cell carcinoma antigen recognized by T-cells 3, translated to MSDAEMKDPKDEIIEIDALDESADTEDDSSEGTNTEDEDTEDDDNDESIESKHIKEYIEILTKIAGDKYNYDNYAELLEVAHQMNDLDKIRQSAEIFAAMYPLSPEIWLRWLKIESSLATTDEEVEKVEKLFQRALSDYYSAEVALEFAALAMKTDSKTIAERIWKTLIPTYGLHTMKGRSIFEAYREDTLTKDGDSPASFNRLARIYEQELKIPLRNMEDSYIEYKLLCEKYKDVLTDLDAEKFERRYKQAKEALQRMLPHETALAALEAHCHQERADLYRKYIADCQTLLDDDEVQILYERMVTECCLDGAVWHEYVRYLHRCPPDAEDNTASPVFRQTELDLVNRALRNCTWSAELYVEKMRIVERQATPTSKMTILKIMEDVASAGLQTPEASVKVWLEYLTYLRRVTDFASEKERDILRANFDLAWNQLGRTWGVLADPQCKILQYWGRLEYEALGEPNKGRDLWYSVMASSDNSSRVGLWIEFIEMEAKRGPEAARKLYRKSITTAGLDDPETLAAAWLRFERCNGSLEQLISCQELCNATIEKYYKTISKNGPSNRATKGKRPEAMGTTAHKDSDASAAKRQASSMDGAGGSPPGKKKVKRTNDNLSDTVGERQEEFKTPAIPPLHSSSKNHDHSKPEPSKPQTVIDIDSESDAKAGGDQSRQVFVSNLSFEVTETDIREIFPDLAIESIELVASSSGKSRGFGYMQLASAEEVPKALSFDRRPLNGRPVFISNVARDKTTRPHQFKYSSSFEPNKLFIKGLPFNLGQEELRRLFEPFGSIKDIRIVCFRSGKSKGLAYLEYETETSAKNAVLKMDQHVIDGFTITVAISSPPPKKNPTAAEPTLSVGDSGGSSSSLGSGKKLLGKWDVKQKLSPMIPTAVLKRSAAAASEEKPKSNDDFRKLLLK